One Xenopus tropicalis strain Nigerian chromosome 8, UCB_Xtro_10.0, whole genome shotgun sequence genomic window carries:
- the eif5 gene encoding eukaryotic translation initiation factor 5 isoform X1, whose product MSVNVNRSVSDQFYRYKMPRLIAKVEGKGNGIKTVIVNMVDVAKALNRPPTYPTKYFGCELGAQTQFDVKNDRYIVNGSHEANKLQDMLDGFIKKFVLCPECENPETDLHVNPKKQTIGNSCKACGYRGMLDTNHKLCTFILKNPPENTDSNAGKKEKDKKNRKGKEKENGSAANESQVLTELSPPRVDADEEDDDEDWGEDTTAEAQRRRMEEISEHAKNLTLSEDLEKPVEDRVNILFDFVKKKKEEGVIDSSDKDILAEAERLDVKAMGPLVLSEVLFDDKIRDQIKKYRRHFLRFCHNNKKAQRYLLHGFECVVDMHQSHLLSKIPHILKEMYDADLLEEEVIFSWVEKPSKKYVSKELAKDIRAKADPFIKWLKEAEEESSGDDEEEEEEDDENIEVVYSKTVSVPKVESVKSPVDKDDDIDIDAI is encoded by the exons ATGTCTGTCAATGTCAACCGAAGTGTTTCCGATCAGTTCTATCGGTACAAAATGCCCCGTttgattgctaag GTAGAGGGCAAAGGAAATGGAATAAAGACAGTAATAGTCAACATGGTTGATGTTGCAAAGGCGCTTAATCGGCCTCCAACCT atcCCACCAAATATTTTGGTTGTGAGCTGGGAGCACAGACCCAGTTTGATGTTAAGAATGACCGTTACATTGTCAATGGCTCTCATGAGGCAAATAAGCTGCAAGATATGTTGGATGGATTTATTAAAAAGTTTGTTCTGTGTCCTGAATGTGAGAATCCTGAAACTGATCTG CATGTCAATCCTAAGAAGCAAACCATAGGCAATTCCTGTAAAGCCTGTGGCTACCGAGGCATGCTGGACACTAACCATAAACTCTGTACCTTCATCCTCAAAAACCCACCAG AGAATACAGACAGCAATGCAGGCAAAAAGGAAAAGGACAAGAAAAACAGAAAGggcaaagagaaagaaaatggTTCTGCAGCAAACGAGTCCCAAGTTCTAACAGAGCTTAGTCCTCCACGTGTG GATGCGGATGAGGAAGATGATGATGAAGACTGGGGAGAGGACACAACCGCAGAGGCTCAGAGACGTAGAATGGAAGAAATAAGCGAGCATGCTAAAAATCTTACGCTTAGTGAAGACTTGGAAAAACCAGTTGAAGACAGAGTAAACATTTTATTTGACTTTGTTAAG AAAAAGAAGGAAGAGGGTGTAATTGATTCATCTGACAAGGACATTTTGGCTGAAGCTGAAAGGCTTGATGTTAAAGCAATGGGACCTTTGGTTTTATCTGAAGTTCTTTTTGATGACAAAATCAGAGACCAGATCAAGAAATACAGGCGTCATTTCCTCCGG ttttgccacaacaacaaaaaagcacaGAGGTACCTACTACATGGATTTGAGTGTGTTGTAGATATGCACCAGTCACACCTTCTTTCAAAAATACCACATAtcttaaaggaaatgtatgaTGCAGATCTCCTTGAAGAGGAGGTTATTTTCAGCTGGGTTGAAAAG CCTTCAAAAAAGTATGTTTCTAAAGAGCTTGCCAAAGATATCCGTGCTAAGGCAGACCCATTCATCAAATGGCTCAAGGAGGCTGAAGAAGAGTCTTCTGGTgatgatgaggaggaggaggaggaagatgaTGAGAATATAGAG GTTGTATATTCAAAGACTGTGAGCGTTCCTAAAGTGGAGTCTGTGAAGTCACCTGTTGATAAAGATGACGACATTGATATTGATGCCATTTAA